A single window of Haliotis asinina isolate JCU_RB_2024 chromosome 5, JCU_Hal_asi_v2, whole genome shotgun sequence DNA harbors:
- the LOC137284887 gene encoding cilia- and flagella-associated protein 52-like, producing the protein MANTDYLDTMQLERIIGFNGSVPNGLKVHPDRQHLIYPLGCNIIIEEIAKDGFGTQTILSKHTNSVSCLAISPSGRYLASGQVTHMGFKAVIIIWDYMTKQPIHEVSLHKVKVQALSFSKNDIYLISLGGQDDGSVVVWDVERGEAICGSPAQVESAGNTYCVCASDVSENIFVTGGENTLRVWELDVENRKIRPTPVNMGGLKRTVSCIQMTDKGDVNLFFCGTKSGDILAINMKTFRLQFLVPEKNKFSLGVTALSIVKVDESGENFDFLVGAGDGTLAQCRIKIGMDGNKIKSSLKQSVEPWKDKLVKNKTNALTSIALRGSGHQFFVGSDSSNIYKFNYPEFSCVLTKTCHSKRVNDIIFPHGSSELIVTCQEEEIRIWHRETGKEIRRHVVSNMMCNALDITRDGKAIISAWADGKIRVFGFGTNDITEKYCIPDAHNKGVTAIACTSDGKKIVSGGGEGQVRIWRVEESFDSRGKISSRGVLDATMKEHKGLVSAIKIRNNDKECASASTDGTCIIWCLVSQARKQIVFANTLFQCVSYGLGGHHIVTSGTDRKIAYWETLDGSGTRELDGAKTGAIYTLDMSPDGKYFVSGGEEKIIKLWKYDEGEVTHIGIGHSASITKARICPSQRNIVSVGTDGAILIWKFPA; encoded by the exons ATGGCAAACACAGACTATTTAGACACTATGCAGCTGGAGAGAATAATCGGTTTCAACG GGTCTGTACCAAATGGACTTAAAGTTCATCCAGACCGTCAACATCTCATTTACCCACTTGGCTGCAACATCATCATTGAGGAGATAGCTAAAGATGGTTTTGGCACCCAGACTATCCTGTCCAAGCACACAAACAGTGTGTCTTGCCTAGCCATTTCACCCTCAGGAAGATATCTGGCCTCAGGACAAGTgacacacatgggcttcaag GCTGTCATTATCATCTGGGACTATATGACAAAGCAGCCAATTCATGAGGTCTCTCTACACAAAGTCAAGGTTCAAGCACTTTCCTTTTCCAAGAATGACATCTACCTAATCTCACTTGGCGGGCAAGATGATGGATC GGTTGTGGTTTGGGATGTTGAGAGAGGCGAGGCAATCTGTGGATCCCCAGCTCAGGTGGAAAGTGCCGGAAACACATACTGTGTTTGCGCTTCTGATGTGTCAGAGAACATCTTCGTCACTGGAGGAGA AAATACACTGCGAGTGTGGGAGCTTGATGtagaaaacagaaaaatacgaCCTACTCCCGTGAACATGGGAGGTCTCAAAAGAACtgtctcatgtatacag ATGACAGACAAGGGCGACGTGAACCTCTTCTTCTGCGGCACAAAATCTGGTGACATCCTTGCCATCAACATGAAGACATTCCGTCTGCAATTCCTTGTGCCAGAGAAAAACAAGTTCAGCTTGGGTGTCACTGCCTTATCCATTGTCAAAGTTGATGAAAGTGGCGAAAACTTTGATTTCCTGGTTGGAGCAGGAGATGGCACACTGGCACAGTGCAGGATCAAGATCGGCATGGATGGGAACAAGATCAAGTCATCTCTCAAACAAAGTGTCGA GCCCTGGAAAGATAAGCTTGTGAAGAACAAAACAAATGCCTTAACTTCCATAGCCCTGAGAGGATCTGGACACCAG TTTTTTGTTGGAAGTGACAGTTCAAACATCTACAAGTTCAACTATCCTGAGTTCAGTTGTGTCCTCACGAAGACATGTCACTCGAAGCGTGTCAATGACATCATCTTCCCACA TGGATCATCTGAGCTGATTGTTACctgccaggaagaggagatcaGAATCTGGCATCGGGAGACTGGAAAGGAAATCAGACGTCATGTTGTCTCCAATATGATGTGCAATGCTCTTGACATCACCAGGGATGGCAAAGCTATCATCAGTG CCTGGGCAGATGGGAAAATACGAGTGTTTGGTTTTGGAACTAATGACATCACTGAGAAGTATTGTATCCCTGATGCTCACAACAAAGGTGTCACAGCTATAGCCTGTACATCTGATGGAAAAAAGATTGTGAGTGGTGGGGGTGAAGGTCAAGTGAGGATCTGGAGAGTGGAGGAAAGTTTTGACTCACGAGGAAAGATATCATCCCGAGGAGTTCTTGATGCCACGATGAAGGAGCACAAAGGTCTGGTGTCTGCCATCAAGATCCGAAATAATGACAAGGAATGTGCTTCAGCCAGTACAGATGGAACATGCATTATCTGGTGCCTTGT GAGCCAAGCAAGGAAACAGATTGTGTTTGCCAACACACTGTTCCAGTGTGTGTCATACGGCCTGGGTGGTCATCACATCGTGACAAGTGGGACTGACCGCAAGATTGCCTACTGGGAAACGCTTGATGGCTCAGGCACCAGGGAGCTGGATGGAGCCAAGACAGGAGCCATCTACACGCTTGACATGTCCCCTGATGGCAAATACTTTGTATCTGGAGGAGAGGAGAAAATCATCAAG CTGTGGAAGTATGatgaaggggaggtaactcacaTTGGCATTGGACACAGTGCATCTATCACCAAAGCACGCATCTGTCCAAGCCAGCGGAACATCGTCAGTGTTGGAACAGATGGTGCCATATTAATTTGGAAATTCCCTGCTTAA
- the LOC137283611 gene encoding ubiquitin-like protein ATG12 has translation MSDENTNAEERGLKDNDQEEKVTDKADEQVEHAPHDVGLTHQDSQSAGSASATHQKMKIDVLLKPAGDAPIMKKKKWAVDRTKRISWVCEFIRKYIKLDISESLFLYVNQSFAPSPDTDVGVLFDCFGSDGKLVLHYCRTQAWG, from the exons ATGTCGGATGAAAACACAAACGCGGAAGAGAGGGGGTTGAAAGACAATGACCAAGAAGAAAAGGTGACAGATAAAGCTGATGAACAAGTGGAACATGCTCCCCACGACGTAGGGCTGACTCATCAAGACAGTCAGTCAGCAGGATCTGCCAGTGCAACCCATCAAAAGATGAAAA TTGATGTACTGCTGAAACCAGCTGGGGATGCTCCTAtcatgaagaagaagaagtggGCAGTAGACAGAACCAAGAGAATCAGCTGGGTGTGTGAATTCATCAGGAAGTACATCAAGCTGGATATATCAGAGTCACTG tttCTGTACGTAAACCAGTCTTTTGCTCCATCACCTGACACAGATGTAGGAGTTCTCTTTGAT TGTTTCGGAAGTGACGGGAAGCTAGTTCTACACTACTGTCGGACTCAGGCTTGGGGCTGA